A stretch of Vicinamibacterales bacterium DNA encodes these proteins:
- a CDS encoding M24 family metallopeptidase — MTRRLVAAVCLLVSIAALSGDAQSISYPDPTQRVLTHREQNALVTPWIRKRFDTLLAGLMTRAGIDMWIIPSREYNEDPVFASMSPLTYFASRRRTILVFYNPGGGKPAERYSIGRFDYDGLFPMVPTTNDGQHEGLRKLVDQKNPKVIGINESDAWNHADGITANEKRRLVEALGPAHAARIKSAEMLAVSWLEVKLPEELEAYRHAMKTAHMVIREAFSNKVITPGKTTNEDVVWWMRQRVVELGLGKWFQPSVTIWRQGEKTNPRGVILPGDMLHTDFGIVYMGFSTDTQHNAYVLKPGETDAPAGLKAGLKAGNRLQDLTMQYARLERTGNQALAEALAQAKKEGLVPSIYCHPIGYHGHAAGPPIGMTDYQQGVPVRGDYVFRANTWHSIELNVTHNVPEWGNQPVRFALEEDAAVMPGGKWDWIDGRQEAFYLIR; from the coding sequence ATGACTCGCCGCCTCGTTGCCGCCGTCTGCCTCCTCGTCTCCATCGCAGCGCTGTCCGGCGATGCGCAGTCGATCAGCTATCCCGATCCCACGCAGCGCGTGCTCACGCACCGCGAGCAGAACGCGCTGGTCACGCCGTGGATCAGGAAGCGCTTCGACACGCTGCTCGCCGGCCTGATGACCCGCGCGGGCATCGACATGTGGATCATCCCGTCGCGCGAGTACAACGAAGACCCGGTGTTCGCGTCGATGTCGCCGCTCACCTACTTCGCGTCGCGGCGGCGGACCATCCTCGTGTTCTACAACCCGGGCGGCGGCAAGCCGGCGGAGCGGTATTCGATCGGCCGCTTCGACTACGACGGCCTGTTTCCGATGGTGCCGACCACCAACGACGGGCAGCACGAAGGCCTGCGCAAACTCGTGGACCAGAAGAACCCGAAGGTGATCGGCATCAACGAGTCCGACGCGTGGAACCACGCCGACGGCATCACCGCCAACGAGAAGCGGCGCCTGGTGGAGGCCCTCGGCCCCGCGCACGCGGCCAGGATCAAATCCGCGGAGATGCTGGCGGTGAGCTGGCTCGAAGTGAAGCTGCCGGAGGAACTCGAGGCCTATCGCCACGCCATGAAGACCGCGCACATGGTGATCCGCGAGGCGTTCTCGAACAAGGTGATCACTCCCGGCAAGACCACCAACGAAGACGTGGTGTGGTGGATGCGGCAGCGCGTCGTCGAGCTCGGCCTCGGCAAGTGGTTCCAGCCGTCGGTGACCATCTGGCGGCAGGGCGAGAAGACCAACCCGCGCGGCGTCATCCTGCCCGGCGACATGCTCCACACCGACTTCGGGATTGTCTACATGGGCTTCTCCACCGACACGCAGCACAACGCTTACGTCTTGAAGCCGGGCGAAACCGACGCGCCGGCGGGCCTCAAGGCCGGTCTCAAGGCGGGCAACCGCCTGCAGGATCTGACCATGCAGTACGCACGGCTTGAGCGGACCGGCAACCAGGCGCTCGCGGAGGCGCTGGCGCAGGCGAAGAAAGAGGGCCTCGTGCCGTCTATCTACTGCCACCCGATTGGCTATCACGGTCATGCGGCGGGACCGCCGATTGGCATGACCGACTACCAGCAGGGCGTGCCGGTGCGAGGCGACTACGTGTTCCGCGCCAACACCTGGCACTCGATCGAGCTGAACGTGACCCACAACGTGCCCGAGTGGGGCAACCAGCCGGTGCGCTTCGCGCTCGAAGAGGATGCGGCGGTCATGCCCGGCGGCAAGTGGGACTGGATCGATGGAAGGCAGGAGGCGTTCTACCTGATCCGATAG
- a CDS encoding TonB-dependent receptor has protein sequence MTRAIAWAVMACFVFFAGPVSAQSTYGAVVGAVTDNTGAVVPGATVTLTEVQTAVARVTVSKDIGIYEFLNLTQGLYRVEVELAGFRKFASAPFRVEARDTKRINATLAIGGLTEEVLVQSVAPIINTETPTVSSATSNRELQELPFTFRTQNTSPILAIQVIPEVQRANQQFSLSGSLPYQNEVSVDGILTTSVRRNGIGAEGFNIFPSIESIEQIKVSSVNNTAEYAQIGDITTISRPGTNSYHGTAFWNYNTDSLNANPNYFNPALKPNASDNHNFGGSLGGRLIRNKTFFFGTFERLDIKLFQSAVATVPQSAFRSGDFSSVATPLIDPATGTRFPGNIIPASRINPVASTLLQSYIPAPNEGAATHRYSADATEVSNQFDLRIDQNFRSGHTLFSRLSQKKLNRVSPTTYQSLGPRSFENPVSTFVVSDNFAVSSNFLNEARVGFTKADQGAVTGKVGKDLAGELGLRLLANPVPGGTGTTYVDIAGYTRFGEAQEEPLTQDTFQIADSLTWIRANHTVKAGFDIQRFNWTSPVNFTGADDFGVFRFNNNIAGGGTGNPVANFLLGLPTDVDQTASGPNVDGIATHYSGFVQDEWRLNANLTLSLGVRYDLRPGFEDREGNISNFLRDTANGDVVVPDDASMRLTSPGFAGSLGTTRIVTASQAGLPLSLRNTDANNVAPRLGIAWRPGGDTRTVIRAGYGIYYTRVLGAVFNSLTGIHTSDNVTFPNSFNAGTRAYGIVWPNTFAGDPSRGVTRVGTQNFSTANDPNYKDPRTQQWSLTFERELNRTNSVRVTYSGFRSDDLTMAPDLNQIQPNTVGFANLPVEARPYPNWFRVNTRDNGGYHNYHDVLAQLNGTVSRFGLTHRSSYKWARSIDNIEDRGAGQGDFQGETNGRTDNRFDPDYMRGPTTNIPTHRVVSSLIWELPVGRDRAFGSTMPSALDAIVGGWTVSAVMQAQSGAHLTAFYTSHCGSGTNCYGSEKADGVSGQDPNSGPKTLTQWFNTGAYSVAAFRDANGRSIFVGRFGNAEKGAIVGPGVWNVDFAAMKDFRLGSQMQASVNVFVTNLFNHANWGRPDTNVTSANYGRITTLNSDFPLRRIVLGGRLTF, from the coding sequence GTGACTCGTGCAATCGCCTGGGCCGTGATGGCCTGCTTCGTATTTTTCGCCGGGCCGGTGTCGGCGCAGTCAACCTATGGCGCGGTGGTGGGTGCGGTCACCGACAACACCGGCGCGGTGGTGCCGGGCGCCACGGTGACCCTGACCGAAGTGCAAACGGCGGTGGCCCGCGTCACCGTGTCCAAAGACATCGGCATCTACGAATTCCTCAACCTCACGCAGGGGCTCTACCGCGTGGAGGTGGAGCTGGCGGGGTTCCGCAAGTTCGCCTCCGCGCCGTTTCGCGTGGAAGCCCGTGACACCAAGCGTATCAACGCGACACTCGCCATCGGCGGCCTGACCGAGGAGGTGCTGGTGCAGAGCGTGGCGCCGATCATCAACACCGAAACGCCCACGGTGTCGTCGGCGACGTCGAACCGCGAACTGCAGGAGCTGCCGTTCACCTTCCGCACGCAGAACACCTCGCCGATCCTGGCGATCCAGGTGATTCCAGAAGTGCAGCGGGCCAACCAGCAGTTTTCGTTGTCGGGGAGCTTGCCGTATCAGAACGAAGTGTCGGTTGATGGCATCCTGACCACCAGCGTGCGGCGCAACGGCATTGGCGCCGAGGGCTTCAATATCTTCCCGTCGATCGAGTCGATCGAGCAGATCAAGGTGAGCTCGGTGAACAACACCGCCGAGTACGCGCAGATTGGCGACATCACCACGATCTCGCGGCCGGGCACCAACAGTTACCACGGCACTGCGTTCTGGAACTACAACACCGACAGCCTGAACGCCAATCCCAACTACTTCAATCCGGCGCTCAAGCCCAACGCCAGCGACAACCACAACTTCGGCGGCAGCCTCGGTGGCCGGCTGATTCGCAACAAGACCTTCTTCTTCGGCACCTTCGAGCGGCTCGACATCAAGCTGTTCCAGTCAGCGGTGGCCACGGTGCCGCAGTCGGCGTTCCGGTCGGGCGACTTCTCATCGGTGGCGACGCCGCTGATCGACCCGGCAACCGGCACCAGGTTCCCCGGCAACATCATCCCGGCCAGCCGCATCAATCCCGTGGCGAGCACCCTGCTGCAGTCGTACATTCCCGCACCCAACGAAGGCGCCGCGACCCATCGCTACTCGGCCGATGCCACCGAAGTGTCGAACCAGTTCGACCTCCGCATCGACCAGAATTTCCGCTCGGGCCATACCTTGTTCAGCCGGCTGAGCCAGAAGAAGCTGAATCGCGTGTCGCCCACGACCTACCAGAGCCTCGGCCCTCGCAGCTTCGAGAACCCGGTCTCCACGTTCGTGGTCTCCGACAACTTCGCCGTGTCGTCCAACTTCTTGAACGAAGCCCGCGTGGGCTTCACCAAGGCGGACCAGGGAGCGGTGACCGGCAAGGTCGGCAAGGACCTGGCGGGCGAGCTCGGCCTTCGCCTGCTCGCCAATCCGGTGCCCGGCGGCACCGGCACGACCTACGTCGACATCGCCGGCTACACCCGGTTCGGCGAGGCGCAGGAAGAGCCCCTCACCCAGGACACGTTCCAGATCGCCGATAGCCTGACCTGGATCCGCGCCAACCACACCGTGAAGGCGGGCTTCGACATTCAACGGTTCAACTGGACGAGCCCGGTGAACTTCACCGGCGCCGACGACTTCGGCGTGTTTCGCTTCAACAACAACATCGCCGGCGGCGGAACGGGAAACCCGGTGGCCAACTTCCTGCTCGGCCTGCCGACCGACGTCGATCAGACGGCGTCTGGTCCCAACGTCGATGGCATTGCCACCCACTACAGCGGCTTCGTGCAGGACGAGTGGCGGCTGAATGCCAACCTGACGCTGAGTCTCGGCGTCCGTTATGACCTGCGGCCCGGCTTCGAAGACCGCGAGGGCAACATCAGCAACTTCCTTCGCGACACCGCCAACGGCGACGTGGTGGTGCCCGATGACGCCTCGATGCGGCTGACCTCGCCCGGGTTTGCCGGGTCGCTTGGGACCACGCGAATCGTGACGGCCAGCCAGGCCGGCCTGCCGCTGTCGCTGCGGAACACCGACGCCAACAACGTCGCGCCACGGCTGGGCATCGCCTGGCGGCCGGGCGGCGACACCCGAACGGTGATCCGCGCCGGCTATGGCATCTATTACACGCGGGTGCTGGGCGCCGTGTTCAATTCGCTCACCGGCATCCACACCTCGGACAACGTGACGTTCCCCAATTCGTTCAACGCCGGCACTCGCGCCTACGGCATCGTCTGGCCGAACACGTTTGCCGGTGACCCGTCGCGCGGCGTGACGCGCGTCGGCACGCAGAACTTCTCGACGGCGAACGACCCGAACTACAAGGACCCGCGCACCCAGCAGTGGAGCCTGACCTTCGAGCGCGAGCTCAATCGCACCAACTCGGTTCGCGTCACCTACTCCGGCTTTCGCAGTGACGACCTGACGATGGCGCCGGACCTGAACCAGATTCAGCCCAACACGGTAGGCTTCGCGAACTTGCCAGTGGAGGCCCGTCCCTATCCCAACTGGTTTCGCGTGAACACCCGCGACAACGGCGGCTACCACAACTATCATGACGTGCTGGCGCAGTTGAACGGCACCGTGTCGCGGTTCGGCCTCACGCACCGCAGCAGCTACAAGTGGGCGCGGTCGATTGACAACATCGAAGACCGTGGCGCGGGACAGGGCGACTTCCAGGGCGAGACCAACGGACGTACCGACAACCGGTTCGATCCCGACTACATGCGCGGACCGACGACCAACATTCCGACCCACCGCGTCGTGAGCAGCCTGATCTGGGAGCTGCCCGTCGGCCGTGATCGCGCGTTCGGATCGACCATGCCGTCGGCGCTGGATGCGATCGTCGGTGGCTGGACAGTGTCGGCCGTGATGCAGGCGCAGTCGGGCGCGCACCTGACGGCCTTCTACACCTCGCACTGCGGGTCCGGCACCAACTGCTACGGCAGCGAGAAAGCGGATGGCGTGAGCGGGCAGGATCCCAACAGCGGGCCGAAGACGCTGACGCAGTGGTTCAATACCGGCGCCTATTCGGTGGCCGCATTCCGCGACGCCAATGGCCGGTCCATCTTCGTCGGTCGCTTCGGCAACGCCGAGAAGGGTGCGATCGTCGGCCCCGGCGTGTGGAACGTCGACTTCGCGGCGATGAAGGACTTTCGTCTCGGCTCGCAGATGCAGGCCAGCGTGAACGTATTCGTGACCAATCTCTTCAACCACGCCAACTGGGGACGGCCCGACACCAACGTGACCAGCGCCAACTACGGCCGGATCACCACGCTCAATTCTGACTTCCCGCTCCGCCGCATCGTCCTGGGCGGACGGCTGACGTTCTGA
- a CDS encoding metallophosphoesterase: MVRAAIVLLVSLLSGSLTPPHTFDAAMDWRHVEGDPREGLRPAARAMPDRAVAVSLPHRVLAPNTPLWYWRVMPIPPGSALLVDADDGAQVFVDGARLDHHRRWFFVPESSAPTRQVAVRVMNNAMQGGLRAVRVVPAASVTRGDLEARALSPGLAPVETRSFQSRMPAAGQPCRFSAWADSQGGWATFSRLAALMAARQPHFSVGVGDLVNDGSDPQAWRGFLDAVAPMAAQVPVVPVAGNHDYDGYYNDLRPQHYLDLFRPDGTTWFAWSCGDARFVAIDVNAEFPIGVSASSGQYRWLMDEVRSAAWTGASWRVLLVHQPPWSRSWAGYDGDEAVRGLVSVLAAQRLDLVIAGHSHAYERLRRNISGRDVHVLITGGAGGGLEAPLDIEPDGAGTIVLRHHFVELTATRRAMTVEAIDGDGRSFDRWRIAR; this comes from the coding sequence ATGGTCCGCGCCGCAATCGTCCTGCTCGTGTCACTGCTGTCTGGATCGTTGACTCCGCCGCACACATTCGATGCAGCGATGGACTGGCGGCATGTCGAAGGCGATCCCCGGGAAGGCCTGCGCCCGGCGGCGAGGGCCATGCCAGACCGGGCCGTGGCCGTCTCATTGCCCCATCGCGTGCTGGCTCCCAACACGCCGCTGTGGTACTGGCGGGTGATGCCGATCCCGCCGGGCAGCGCGCTGCTCGTGGATGCGGACGATGGCGCGCAGGTCTTTGTGGACGGCGCGCGGCTCGATCACCACCGCCGCTGGTTCTTTGTGCCCGAGTCATCGGCGCCAACCCGGCAGGTCGCGGTACGCGTGATGAACAACGCCATGCAAGGGGGACTTCGCGCCGTCCGGGTGGTGCCGGCTGCCAGTGTGACGCGAGGCGATCTGGAGGCGCGGGCCTTGTCGCCAGGACTCGCGCCGGTCGAGACCCGGTCGTTTCAATCGCGGATGCCGGCGGCCGGCCAGCCGTGCCGGTTCTCGGCGTGGGCCGACAGCCAGGGCGGGTGGGCCACGTTCAGCCGGCTCGCGGCGTTGATGGCCGCGCGCCAACCTCACTTCTCGGTCGGCGTCGGCGACCTGGTCAACGATGGGTCGGATCCGCAAGCCTGGCGAGGGTTCCTGGACGCGGTGGCGCCGATGGCCGCGCAGGTTCCGGTCGTGCCGGTGGCCGGCAACCACGACTACGACGGCTACTACAACGACCTTCGCCCGCAGCACTATCTCGACCTGTTTCGACCAGACGGCACCACCTGGTTTGCATGGTCGTGCGGCGACGCGCGGTTCGTGGCGATCGATGTGAACGCGGAGTTTCCGATTGGCGTCTCCGCCTCGAGCGGCCAGTATCGGTGGCTGATGGACGAAGTGCGGTCCGCGGCCTGGACCGGTGCCAGCTGGCGCGTCTTGCTCGTCCACCAGCCGCCGTGGTCGCGATCGTGGGCCGGTTACGACGGCGATGAGGCCGTTCGCGGACTCGTATCAGTGCTGGCGGCGCAACGGCTCGACCTCGTGATCGCCGGCCACAGCCACGCCTACGAGCGGCTGAGGCGGAACATCTCGGGGCGGGACGTGCACGTGCTGATCACGGGCGGAGCCGGCGGTGGGCTCGAAGCCCCCCTCGACATCGAGCCGGACGGCGCCGGTACCATCGTCCTGCGGCACCATTTCGTAGAGCTGACTGCGACCCGCCGGGCGATGACCGTCGAGGCCATCGACGGCGACGGGCGCTCATTCGACCGTTGGCGGATCGCGCGATAG